The Amycolatopsis mongoliensis genome includes a window with the following:
- a CDS encoding SAM-dependent methyltransferase, producing the protein MDLPRSFTIRESSHRIHNPLTSQKLAVLGEALNPPPGTRILDLACGSGELLCTWARDHRITGTGVDISTVFLATARARAIELEVAGQVTFTHGDASTHVADDPVDIGACVGASWIGGGVAGTVDLLRRSLRPGGMMLIGEPYWRREPPDQATVEGCHATSEDDFRVLPELLEQFGELGCDVVEMVLADQDSWDRYVAAQWLNTRRWLDAHPVDELAGQMRAELTAAPVRHVRYQREYLGWGIFALMNR; encoded by the coding sequence GTGGATCTACCCCGTAGCTTCACCATCCGCGAGAGCAGCCACCGCATCCACAACCCGCTCACCAGCCAGAAACTGGCCGTCCTGGGCGAGGCGCTGAACCCACCACCCGGCACTCGGATACTCGACCTGGCCTGTGGCTCGGGCGAGCTGCTGTGCACCTGGGCCCGCGATCACCGCATCACCGGAACCGGCGTGGACATCAGCACCGTGTTCCTGGCCACGGCCCGGGCCCGAGCGATCGAACTGGAGGTCGCCGGACAGGTCACCTTCACCCATGGTGACGCGTCGACCCACGTTGCCGACGACCCGGTCGACATCGGGGCGTGCGTCGGTGCGAGCTGGATCGGAGGTGGCGTTGCCGGCACCGTGGACCTGCTCCGACGCAGCCTGCGCCCCGGCGGCATGATGCTGATCGGCGAACCGTACTGGCGTAGGGAACCCCCGGACCAGGCCACCGTCGAGGGCTGTCACGCCACCAGTGAAGACGACTTCCGCGTCCTCCCGGAATTGCTGGAACAGTTCGGGGAGCTGGGTTGTGACGTCGTGGAGATGGTCTTGGCCGACCAGGACAGCTGGGACCGCTACGTCGCGGCTCAGTGGCTCAACACCCGCCGCTGGCTGGACGCACATCCCGTCGACGAGCTGGCCGGGCAGATGCGCGCGGAACTCACTGCCGCTCCGGTACGCCACGTCCGATACCAACGCGAATACCTCGGCTGGGGCATCTTCGCTCTGATGAACCGCTGA